Within the Serratia sp. UGAL515B_01 genome, the region TTATACAGCCGTTGATGCGTTAAACGCCCGGTTCCTGATGCAGCCGTTTACACGCGGTACCGTCTTCACGGAATAAGTGGCAGCGGTGCGGCGGCAACCCGATAGCGAATATTGCACCTTCTTCAACCAGCACCACGTCGTTCTGGCGGTACACCAGGTTCTGACGGATTTCTGGAATTTGAATATGAATTTGGGTTTCATTGCCTAACTGTTCCACCACCTGCACCTCCCCCATCAGCGCGACTGCGGATTCAGAGCTTGGCAACAGATGTTCAGGGCGAATGCCCAACGACAGATTGGCCCCAATTTCAACCCCTTGAGATTCAACCGGCAACCACACCAGTTGGCGATTAGGCATCGGCAATTCAACCTGCACTCGGTTATGTTCCACTGCGGTAACTTTAACCGGTAGGAAATTCATTTTTGGTGAGCCGATGAACCCTGCAACAAAGCGGTTGGCCGGGTAGTGGTACAGTTCCAGCGGCTTGCCGATCTGGGCAACGCGCCCAGCGTCCAAGACCACAATTTTGTCAGCCAGCGTCATTGCTTCGACCTGATCATGGGTGACGTAAATCATGGTGCGCTGTAGGCGCTTGTGCAGGCGTGAAATCTCAATACGCATCTGCACACGCAGTGCGGCATCCAAGTTAGAAAGCGGCTCATCTAACAGGAACACATCGGGTTCTGCGACCAATGTACGACCTATTGCCACACGCTGACGCTGCCCACCAGACAGCGCTTTGGGCCGACGTTCCAATAAATGCGCCAGTTGTAATACTTCTGAAACCTGATTAACCCGCTGAGTAATTTCAGCTTTTTTTGTTCCTGCCAGCTTCAGACCAAATGACATATTGTCGGCCACAGACAGATGCGGATAAAGCGCATACGACTGAAATACCATGCCGATACCCCGTTCGGAGGGTGGCACCTCATTCATCCGCTTTTCACCGATGAACAAATCACCAGAGGTAATGTCCTCCAACCCTGCGATCATACGTAGCAACGTCGATTTACCGCACCCCGATGGCCCTACAAACACGACAAACTCGCCGTCATCGATGCTTAGATTGACGTCCCTGGAAATCACAGCCTCACCAAAGGCCTTATAAACGCTGCGCAGTGTGACGCTAGCCATGCGTTACTCCCCTGCTTTCGCAGTTAACATTTCGTGTAAAAATGGCAGATGCAAAACCTGCCAAAAATCGTTGATCACCTTCCTGGCTCTGCGCCATCTGCCACTCCAGTGGAATAGTTGCCTCAGACGGAACAACCGGCTGAGTATAAGGCTGCAGATTAATGAGCGCTTCAACGCATTGATCTTGATAGGTAATCAGTAAGCGGAGCACACCATTTTCCTGACTGACCACTCCCAACTCGCCATACTGAATAATCGGTAACTTGCGCAGAGCCAGTAGCGCCTGGCAATAGCGTAAGGTTGAATGGCTATCCTGCTGCTGGCGGCTAATGGCTAGCGCCCGATGCTCGATAGCCACTTGCTGATACCAATGAATTTCACTGGCTGTCGCCTGTTCAGGAGCCTCATACCATGGCATAGGGGTTTGTGCCCCATTCGGATCCTGTAAGTTTGCCGCATGTGGCAGTCCCAACTCTTCGCCTTGATAAAGACATACTGGTGCGGGCAGTAATGCCAGAAGCGTTAGAAAAGCCTGGGCAGAACGGAGATCGCCTTGTCCCCAGTGACTAACAACCCTTGGCTGGTCAGCCTCACCGGTACTCCAGACGTTTTCGGCCAGCCGGCTCCGAGCTGCATTCAATACGGACACCAGCTTTTCGATGCTGAACGGCACCACTTCAAGCGCCAAAGCACGGCGCATGTAATGTTGTTCTGGTGCAGCACTGCAGCAAATTCGGCCTGGGCTTTCACTGTACCAAAGGGCCAATCCATGCTCCGCCACTGCCTCCCTTGCCTCCGGTGGTAAGCTCTCTGGCAACAACAACCCATCAACCGCTAACGTTCTCAGGTAAGGCAGTGCAGTCATCATGCCTTGTTCATCGCCAACACCATCGCCGTTGCCGTCACGAAAACTAGCAGGGTGGATCAGGTACAACGTAGGACGAGTGGCGATAGACATTAACGACATAAAACCAAGCCCCTGGTATGCATTGCGGTGAAAAACAATGCAGCCGATAGTGCGGGAATGAAAAGAGCGGAGGATCATCCGTAACGGGATTTTTCATGGGGGAGGAGATGGGAGGATGAGAGAAAGAGGATGTAGAGATAAAATGCCAAGAACAAGGCAAATATGTGATCTTTCTTGCAAAAAATTCCCATCATTTTTGTGCCTGACGCCAAAGAATATAAGGCTTTGCAAGCCAGATCACACAACTTGAGTGTGGGGCGTAGATGGGGGGAGGATGAGAATAAGTCGGTTTTTGACCCACTATGGGCGCGAAACCGCTCTCCTTACCGCAGTATTCTTAAAAGGATTGGATTATGAATCGCAGCATAACAAAAAGCATACGTGCGCTTACGCTTTCGGCGTTAACTACTCTGGTACTCTCCTCTTCAGCCTTTGCCAAAATAGAAGAAGGTAAACTGGTTATCTGGATCAACGGCGACAAAGGTTATAACGGCCTGGCCGAGGTAGGTAAAAAGTTTGAGAAAGACACCGGTATCAAAGTAACCATCGAGCACCCGGATAAACTGGAAGAGAAATTCCCGCAGGTTGCCGCAACCGGTGACGGTCCAGATATCATCTTCTGGGCACATGACCGTTTTGGTGGTTATGCCCAGTCCGGCCTGTTAGCAGAAATCCATCCTTCCAAGGCTTTCCAGGAAAAAATCTATCCGTTCACCTGGGATGCGGTTCGGTTTGACGGCAAAATGATCGGCTACCCGATTGCAGTTGAAGCACTCTCGCTGATTTATAACAAAGATCTGATCAAAGACGCGCCAAAAACCTGGGAAGAGATCCCGGCGCTGGATAAAGAGCTGCGTGCCAAGGGCAAAAGCGCCATCATGTGGAATTTGCAGGAACCCTACTTCACTTGGCCAATCATCGCCGCCGATGGCGGATTCGCCTTTAAACTCGAAGAGGGTAAGTACAACGTCAAAGACGTGGGTGTAGCGAATGCCGGTTCACAGGCTGGATTACAGTTTATTGTCGACTTAGTGAAGAACAAGCACATCAACGCCGATACTGATTACTCAATTGCCGAGGGCGCATTCAACAAAGGCCAAACGGCGATGACCATCAACGGCCCATGGGCCTGGAACAACATTGAGCAGAGCAACATCAATTATGGTGTGACACTGCTGCCAACCTTCCAGGGCAAACCGTCCAAGCCATTTGTTGGTGTCCTCACTGCCGGCATCAACGCTGCCAGTCCGAACAAAGAACTGGCAACCGAGTTCCTAGAAAACTACCTGCTGACCGACCAAGGATTGGCGGAGGTCAATAAAGACAAGCCACTGGGTGCCGTAGCGCTGAAGTCATTCCAGGAACATCTGGCGAAAGACCCAAGAATTGCGGCAACCATGCAGAACGCACAAAACGGCGAGATCATGCCAAATATCCCGCAGATGAGTACATTCTGGTATGCCATGCGGAGTGCAGTGATTAATGCCATTACCGGTCGCCAGACAGTAAAAGCGGCGCTGGAAGATGCCCATACCCGTATTACCAAGTAATAACCTGACAGTGCACACCACTGCCATCAACACGTAGTTCGTTGTGCGGGATGCCATTGCATCCCGCGGTAACACCCCAGAAAGGAATGCCCTATGCAATTAGCTCACGCCGGTTTGCCAGAGCGAAAAAAATCGAAGTGGTGGCAGAGCGACTTACTGAAGTGGCTATTTGTTGGCCTGTTCAGTTTGGCGACCTGTTATCTGATTGTGTTGATGTATGCGCAGGGAGAATATCTGTTTGCCATTCTAACGCTGGTATTGGTCAGCACCGGACTCTACGTGTTCGCCAACCGCCGCGCTTATGCCTGGCGCTACGTTTATCCGGGTATCGCCGGTATGGGGCTTTTCGTCCTGTTTCCACTGATTTGCACTGTTGCGATTGCCTTTACCAACTATAGCAGCACTAACCAACTGACCTTTGAACGGGCTCAGTCTGTACTTATGCAGCGTCAGTTCCAAACGGGAAAAACATTCACTTTTGCGCTGTATCCAGCAGCTAACCAACAGTGGCGTTTACAGTTAATTCACCCTGACAATGGCCAATTGCTGATTTCAGAACCCTTCAGCCTTGGTGATAACGCAGTACAAACGCTGAAATTGGCCGCGGAAAATAGCGAGCTTGGCGGTGAACGCGCAACATTACGCGACATTACCTTGAATCGTCAGGCACTGAGCCAAATCGTCGCTACCCTAACTGACGGTGGCGAGTTGCGTATGAGTTCCCTGCGCCAGTTTTCAGGTGCCAGTCCGCTATACACGCTGGCTCAGGATGGCAAGACGCTGACGGATAACCAAACGCAAATCCAGTATCGCCCTAACCCGGAGATCGGTTTTTACCAGGCGATTAATGCCGACGGTGATTGGGCAAAAGGCACCCTGAGTCCTGGTTATACCGTAACTATCGGTTGGAAAAACTTCTTGCGCGTATTGAATGATGAAGGTATTCAGAAGCCTTTTGTCTCTATCTTTGTGTGGACCATTATCTTCTCGGTAATGACCGTTATCCTTACCGTTGCGGTTGGTATGGTGTTAGCCTGTGTCGTGCAGTGGGAGGCGTTGAAAGGTAAAGCGGTGTATCGGGTCCTGCTGATCCTGCCCTATGCTGTACCTTCTTTTATCTCTATTCTAATTTTCAAGGGGTTATTCAACCAGAGCTTTGGTGAAATCAACCTGATGCTCAACGCGCTGTTTGGCATTAAACCGGCTTGGTTCGCCGATCCGCTCACTGCGAAAAGCATGATCCTGATCGTTAACACCTGGCTAGGTTATCCCTACATGATGATCCTGTGCATGGGGCTACTCAAAGCGATCCCAGACGATCTGTACGAAGCCTCGGCGATGGATGGCGCCAGCCCGATGCAAAACTTTTTCCGCATCACTCTACCACTGTTGATCAAACCGTTGACGCCGCTGATGATTGCCAGTTTTGCCTTCAACTTTAACAACTTTGTTCTGATCCAACTGCTGACACGTGGCGGACCCGACATGATCGGTACGACGACCCCTGCCGGTTATACCGATCTGCTGGTCAGTTACACCTATCGCATCGCATTTGAAGGCGGCGGTGGGCAAGACTTCGGTCTGGCAGCTGCTATTGCCACGCTAATCTTCCTGTTAGTTGGCGCACTGGCGATCTTAAATCTGAAAGCCAGCAAGATGAACTTTGACTAAGGGAGAACAATAATGGCGATGGTACAACCTAAATCCCAGCGAGTACGTCTATGGATCACCCATATTCTGATGCTGAGTTTTATTGCTCTGATCATGTTTCCGTTACTGATGGTAGTGGCAATATCGTTACGCTCCGGCAACTTTGCCACCGGTAGTTTGATCCCAGAGCAAATCTCTTGGGATCACTGGCGCTTGGCACTCGGTATGAGCATTACTCATGCCGACGGCAGCGTAACGCCTCCCCCTTTCCCGGTACTGTTATGGCTATGGAACTCGGTTAAAATTGCAGCGATCACCGCAGTAGGTATCGTGACGCTCTCCACCACCTGTGCCTATGCGTTTGCCCGCATGCGTTTTCGCGGCAAGAGTACTTTGCTGAAAAGTATGTTGATCTTCCAGATGTTCCCGGCAGTACTTTCTCTGGTGGCGTTGTACGCGCTGTTCGATCGTTTGGGCCAATACATTCCTTTCATCGGCCTTAACACGCATGGCGGGGTAATTTTTGCCTATATGGGCGGTATCGCGCTGCATGTCTGGACGATTAAAGGCTATTTCGAAACAATTGATAACTCGCTGGAGGAAGCTGCCGCGCTGGATGGTGCTACACCATGGCAAGCATTTCGTCTGGTGCTGTTGCCACTTTCCGTTCCCATTCTGGCCGTGGTATTTATTCTGTCGTTTATCGCCGCGATCACCGAGGTGCCCGTCGCTTCACTGCTGCTGCGTGATGTCGATAGCTATACGTTAGCCGTGGGTATGCAGCAATACCTCAACCCGCAAAACTACCTGTGGGGCGACTTTGCCGCTGCCGCCGTTTTATCGGCAATCCCGATTACTGCCGTTTTCCTGCTGGCACAGCGTTGGTTGGTGGGTGGCCTGACGGCTGGTGGTGTGAAAGGCTAAATAGCGCATAATAGTGCTACAGGTGTGAGTGATGCAGGTTAGCCTACCATTGAGATCAAGAATGCGCGATACGAGCCCCCGGGAGGGGGGCTCGGCGTGTCGGCGTTCCTCATCATTCCCATCTGCCAAAAGCGTGATGTGTCGCGGTATTAAGAACACCTATTTAGGCAGTATCCCTCAATTGCACGCAAATGGCCGCACGCCCCAGAAGCAGAGTTCCGTGTTCGGGGCAAAAGGCGCGTAGGGCATCACCACCACTTTCGCACTTGCTACTATAGACTTTAGCCTTACATCGAGTCACTTCGAAGGAATCTTTGGATGTAAATGTAACATAATTTAGGGCACCACATTCACATCACCGGCTTGAATGCTTTATTTAGTAATTCGATTAATTACGGAATTAATATCGCAAAACAGGGAAGATAGCGTAAATTAATAGATAGTGATAAATAGCAAGATACCAAACGATGTTCTTATCGTTTATTTCCTCTCACTTCGAAAATAAATTTTTTCTGCGGCCCCATTTTTTTATATTTACGCAAAGAATGAAATTATGTCGTTCTATCAGATCTGCATATCTTTTGCTCACCACGTTACTCTTTTTATTCAGCCGAACTGTAAATTTTTTACGTGCAATCAGCCCATTTTTTTATTCTGCTTTGAAAGGATAAGTAATTTTTATCCCTCTTATTTTTAATAATTATGAAGTACCTGACTGAAATACCCCTTATTAGCCAAAAGATCTTTCTGTCTACATTTTAAAAATCCAAATAAGAATGTTCCTAAAAGCCAGCAAGAATTTAAAAGTCATGCTATCTATTATTCGGACAACACGTAAGCATGAGTTATATCAATTACGATATGCGAAAAAATAGTTATTCAGTTATGTTATTCGACTGACTGATAATTTGTGTTGTGACCACGGGAAACAGCAAAGTGAATATCACTTTGCTAATGTTTTGGCTTCAGGAAAAATCCAAAATGAAAATGATCAAACTTGCAATTATAGCGGCTGGT harbors:
- a CDS encoding alpha-amylase family glycosyl hydrolase, whose product is MSLMSIATRPTLYLIHPASFRDGNGDGVGDEQGMMTALPYLRTLAVDGLLLPESLPPEAREAVAEHGLALWYSESPGRICCSAAPEQHYMRRALALEVVPFSIEKLVSVLNAARSRLAENVWSTGEADQPRVVSHWGQGDLRSAQAFLTLLALLPAPVCLYQGEELGLPHAANLQDPNGAQTPMPWYEAPEQATASEIHWYQQVAIEHRALAISRQQQDSHSTLRYCQALLALRKLPIIQYGELGVVSQENGVLRLLITYQDQCVEALINLQPYTQPVVPSEATIPLEWQMAQSQEGDQRFLAGFASAIFTRNVNCESRGVTHG
- the malF gene encoding maltose ABC transporter permease MalF, with amino-acid sequence MQLAHAGLPERKKSKWWQSDLLKWLFVGLFSLATCYLIVLMYAQGEYLFAILTLVLVSTGLYVFANRRAYAWRYVYPGIAGMGLFVLFPLICTVAIAFTNYSSTNQLTFERAQSVLMQRQFQTGKTFTFALYPAANQQWRLQLIHPDNGQLLISEPFSLGDNAVQTLKLAAENSELGGERATLRDITLNRQALSQIVATLTDGGELRMSSLRQFSGASPLYTLAQDGKTLTDNQTQIQYRPNPEIGFYQAINADGDWAKGTLSPGYTVTIGWKNFLRVLNDEGIQKPFVSIFVWTIIFSVMTVILTVAVGMVLACVVQWEALKGKAVYRVLLILPYAVPSFISILIFKGLFNQSFGEINLMLNALFGIKPAWFADPLTAKSMILIVNTWLGYPYMMILCMGLLKAIPDDLYEASAMDGASPMQNFFRITLPLLIKPLTPLMIASFAFNFNNFVLIQLLTRGGPDMIGTTTPAGYTDLLVSYTYRIAFEGGGGQDFGLAAAIATLIFLLVGALAILNLKASKMNFD
- a CDS encoding IS1 family transposase; the protein is MIARKKFTVRLNKKSNVVSKRYADLIERHNFILCVNIKKWGRRKNLFSK
- the malG gene encoding maltose ABC transporter permease MalG, coding for MAMVQPKSQRVRLWITHILMLSFIALIMFPLLMVVAISLRSGNFATGSLIPEQISWDHWRLALGMSITHADGSVTPPPFPVLLWLWNSVKIAAITAVGIVTLSTTCAYAFARMRFRGKSTLLKSMLIFQMFPAVLSLVALYALFDRLGQYIPFIGLNTHGGVIFAYMGGIALHVWTIKGYFETIDNSLEEAAALDGATPWQAFRLVLLPLSVPILAVVFILSFIAAITEVPVASLLLRDVDSYTLAVGMQQYLNPQNYLWGDFAAAAVLSAIPITAVFLLAQRWLVGGLTAGGVKG
- the malK gene encoding maltose/maltodextrin ABC transporter ATP-binding protein MalK, whose amino-acid sequence is MASVTLRSVYKAFGEAVISRDVNLSIDDGEFVVFVGPSGCGKSTLLRMIAGLEDITSGDLFIGEKRMNEVPPSERGIGMVFQSYALYPHLSVADNMSFGLKLAGTKKAEITQRVNQVSEVLQLAHLLERRPKALSGGQRQRVAIGRTLVAEPDVFLLDEPLSNLDAALRVQMRIEISRLHKRLQRTMIYVTHDQVEAMTLADKIVVLDAGRVAQIGKPLELYHYPANRFVAGFIGSPKMNFLPVKVTAVEHNRVQVELPMPNRQLVWLPVESQGVEIGANLSLGIRPEHLLPSSESAVALMGEVQVVEQLGNETQIHIQIPEIRQNLVYRQNDVVLVEEGAIFAIGLPPHRCHLFREDGTACKRLHQEPGV
- the malE gene encoding maltose/maltodextrin ABC transporter substrate-binding protein MalE; translated protein: MNRSITKSIRALTLSALTTLVLSSSAFAKIEEGKLVIWINGDKGYNGLAEVGKKFEKDTGIKVTIEHPDKLEEKFPQVAATGDGPDIIFWAHDRFGGYAQSGLLAEIHPSKAFQEKIYPFTWDAVRFDGKMIGYPIAVEALSLIYNKDLIKDAPKTWEEIPALDKELRAKGKSAIMWNLQEPYFTWPIIAADGGFAFKLEEGKYNVKDVGVANAGSQAGLQFIVDLVKNKHINADTDYSIAEGAFNKGQTAMTINGPWAWNNIEQSNINYGVTLLPTFQGKPSKPFVGVLTAGINAASPNKELATEFLENYLLTDQGLAEVNKDKPLGAVALKSFQEHLAKDPRIAATMQNAQNGEIMPNIPQMSTFWYAMRSAVINAITGRQTVKAALEDAHTRITK